The nucleotide window ATAACCTTCAGAAAGCCATCGGCATAGGTCGAACTAAGCTTAGATATCTGACGGTATTTTAAAATAAGTTCAACAATAGGATATTGAAGCCGTAACCCCTCTAATGTGTCCGCATCGGTGCGATACCCCGTTTTTGTCTTTTTGCCCGCCGGGATTTTTAATTTCTGAAATAATATCTCTCCGAGCTGTTTTGGAGAATTGATATTGAACTCTTCGCCTGCGAGATCATAAATCAGCTTTGCGATCTCATTGCTTTCGGATTTAAGATTTTCTCCCCATGTCAGCAGAGCTTCACGGTCAAGCTTAAACCCGGTATTCTCCATATCAAATAAAACCATCGCAAGCGGCAGCTCTATATTTTTGTAAAGGTCAGACATTCCAGTCTCATCGAGTTTTTTCTGCATTGCGGAACGCATAGCGCAAAGGGCAAACGCTCTTTGTGCCGGTATATCTTCATACCCTGTTCCTACATAAGTGCTTATAAGGTCGATCAGTGAATACCCTGGTGCGGAGGGATTAAGAAGATATCCTGCAAGCAGAACATCAAATGTGCAGTTTTTCGACAGCACTTTATAGTGTTTTAGAGCATTGCAAATACTTTTTATATCAAAAACCGTTTTCTCAGCATCATTTTCAAATACTAGGCTTACCGCGTTCTCATAATCGTCGCAGAGGTTTTCTCTTAATATCGAATATATCTTTTGCCCGTCGTATACACACAGCATGTCATATGCAAAATCAATATAAATACTTTTAAACTCTCCGGCAATTCCCATTAGCTCGAACAAAGATCCGACAGTTATTATTTCCGGAATCTCCGCCTGAGCTAAATTCTGTTTTTCCTCTTTTTCAAGCTTAACGCGAAGCTTTTCGGCAAGTGTCCGGAATTCCAGTTTTGTGTATAAAG belongs to Bacillota bacterium and includes:
- a CDS encoding DNA polymerase, with protein sequence MKLLVLDGNSIINRAFYAIRLLSTKEGLFTNGIFGFINILEKAMNDEKPDGVVVAFDLSAPTFRHEQYDKYKAQRKGMPDELALQMPLLKEILDKMDISRIELAGYEADDLIGTIAAKCETDGVECVILTGDRDDLQLVNEKTVCVLASTSFGRAESKRYTPELIQQEYGFEPANIVDMKALWGDTSDNIPGVRGVGEKTAKDLIKRFGTVEKIYDNIESTEIKESVRKKLVEGRDMAFMSKKLATICKNVPAQINLEDYIIKNPDYEALLALYTKLEFRTLAEKLRVKLEKEEKQNLAQAEIPEIITVGSLFELMGIAGEFKSIYIDFAYDMLCVYDGQKIYSILRENLCDDYENAVSLVFENDAEKTVFDIKSICNALKHYKVLSKNCTFDVLLAGYLLNPSAPGYSLIDLISTYVGTGYEDIPAQRAFALCAMRSAMQKKLDETGMSDLYKNIELPLAMVLFDMENTGFKLDREALLTWGENLKSESNEIAKLIYDLAGEEFNINSPKQLGEILFQKLKIPAGKKTKTGYRTDADTLEGLRLQYPIVELILKYRQISKLSSTYADGFLKV